In the genome of Kitasatospora cathayae, one region contains:
- the rpoB gene encoding DNA-directed RNA polymerase subunit beta, producing MAAPRNASNNSAASTAPLRVSFAKIKEPLEVPNLLALQTESFDWLLGNAAWKSRVEQALESGQDVPTKSGLEEIFEEISPIEDFSGSMSLTFRDHRFEPPKNSIDECKDRDFTYAAPLFVTAEFTNNETGEIKSQTVFMGDFPLMTHKGTFVINGTERVVVSQLVRSPGVYFDSTLDKVSDKDIYSCKVIPSRGAWLEMEIDKRDMVGVRIDRKRKQSVTVLLKALGWTNEMILEEFGEYESMRNTLEKDHTQGQDDALLDIYRKLRPGEPPTREAAQTLLENLYFNPKRYDLAKVGRYKLNRKLGNAESLDSGVLTEPDIIGAIKYLVKLHAGETEWRDETGRDIVVEVDDIDHFGNRRLRNVGELIQNQVRTGLARMERVVRERMTTQDVEAITPQTLINIRPVVASIKEFFGTSQLSQFMDQTNPLSGLTHKRRLSALGPGGLSRERAGFEVRDVHPSHYGRMCPIETPEGPNIGLIGSLASYGRVNAFGFIETPYRKVVDGVVTEKVDYLTADEEDRYVIAQANAPLTADLHFAEPRVLVRRRGGEIDYIPGTEIDYMDVSPRQMVSVATAMIPFLEHDDANRALMGSNMMRQAVPLLKSEAPLVGTGMEYRCAVDAADVITAEKAGVVQEVSADYVTVANDDGTYTTYRAAKFTRSNQGTAFNQKVLVDEGARVEVNQVLADGPCTDEGEMALGKNLLVAFMSWEGHNYEDAIILSQRLVQDDVLSSIHIEEHEVDARDTKLGPEEITRDIPNVSEEVLADLDERGIIRIGADVVTGDILVGKVTPKGETELTPEERLLRAIFGEKAREVRDTSLKVPHGESGKVIGVRVFDREEGDELPPGVNQLVRVYVAQKRKITNGDKLAGRHGNKGVISKILPVEDMPFLEDGTPVDIILNPLGVPSRMNPGQVLEIHLGWLAKQGWDVSGLADEWAQRLQAIGADQVAGGTNLATPVFDGAREDEITGLLDNTTLTRDGERLVNSTGKARLFDGRSGEPFPMPVSVGYMYILKLHHLVDDKLHARSTGPYSMITQQPLGGKAQFGGQRFGEMEVWALEAYGAAYALQELLTIKSDDVLGRVKVYEAIVKGENIPEPGIPESFKVLIKEMQSLCLNVEVLSSDGQSIEMRDSDEDVFRAAEELGIDLSRREPSSVEEV from the coding sequence TTGGCCGCGCCGCGCAACGCCTCGAACAATTCCGCCGCATCCACCGCCCCGCTCCGCGTCTCCTTCGCGAAGATCAAGGAGCCCCTCGAGGTCCCGAACCTCCTGGCCCTGCAGACCGAGAGCTTTGACTGGCTGCTCGGCAACGCGGCCTGGAAGTCCCGGGTCGAGCAGGCGCTGGAGTCCGGTCAGGACGTCCCCACCAAGTCCGGTCTGGAGGAGATCTTCGAGGAGATCTCGCCGATCGAGGACTTCAGCGGGTCGATGTCCCTGACCTTCCGCGACCACCGTTTCGAGCCGCCGAAGAACTCCATTGACGAGTGCAAGGACCGCGACTTCACGTACGCGGCTCCGCTCTTCGTCACGGCCGAGTTCACCAACAACGAGACCGGTGAGATCAAGTCTCAGACGGTCTTCATGGGCGACTTCCCGCTCATGACCCACAAGGGCACGTTCGTGATCAACGGCACCGAGCGTGTCGTCGTGTCGCAGCTGGTCCGCTCCCCGGGTGTGTACTTCGACTCCACCCTGGACAAGGTGTCCGACAAGGACATCTACTCCTGCAAGGTCATCCCCTCGCGTGGTGCCTGGCTGGAGATGGAGATCGACAAGCGCGACATGGTCGGCGTCCGCATCGACCGCAAGCGCAAGCAGTCCGTCACCGTGCTGCTGAAGGCTCTCGGCTGGACCAACGAGATGATTCTCGAGGAGTTCGGCGAGTACGAGTCGATGCGCAACACCCTGGAGAAGGACCACACCCAGGGCCAGGACGACGCGCTGCTGGACATCTACCGCAAGCTGCGTCCGGGCGAGCCGCCGACGCGCGAGGCCGCGCAGACGCTGCTGGAGAACCTGTACTTCAACCCGAAGCGCTACGACCTGGCCAAGGTCGGTCGCTACAAGCTCAACCGCAAGCTGGGCAACGCCGAGTCGCTGGACTCCGGCGTGCTCACCGAGCCCGACATCATCGGTGCGATCAAGTACCTGGTGAAGCTGCACGCCGGTGAGACCGAGTGGCGCGACGAGACCGGCCGCGACATCGTGGTCGAGGTCGACGACATCGACCACTTCGGCAACCGCCGCCTGCGCAACGTCGGCGAGCTCATCCAGAACCAGGTCCGTACGGGTCTCGCCCGCATGGAGCGCGTCGTGCGCGAGCGCATGACCACCCAGGACGTCGAGGCGATCACGCCGCAGACCCTGATCAACATCCGGCCGGTCGTCGCCTCCATCAAGGAGTTCTTCGGCACCAGCCAGCTGTCGCAGTTCATGGACCAGACGAACCCGCTGTCGGGCCTGACCCACAAGCGCCGTCTGTCCGCCCTCGGCCCCGGCGGTCTCTCCCGTGAGCGCGCCGGCTTCGAGGTCCGTGACGTGCACCCCTCGCACTACGGCCGCATGTGTCCGATCGAGACCCCGGAAGGCCCGAACATCGGTCTGATCGGGTCGCTGGCCTCGTACGGCCGGGTCAACGCCTTCGGCTTCATCGAGACCCCGTACCGCAAGGTCGTCGACGGTGTCGTCACCGAGAAGGTGGACTACCTCACCGCCGACGAGGAGGACCGCTACGTCATCGCCCAGGCGAACGCCCCGCTGACCGCGGACCTGCACTTCGCCGAGCCGCGCGTCCTGGTCCGCCGCCGTGGTGGCGAGATCGACTACATCCCCGGCACCGAGATCGACTACATGGACGTCTCGCCGCGCCAGATGGTGTCGGTCGCGACCGCCATGATCCCGTTCCTCGAGCACGACGACGCCAACCGCGCGCTCATGGGCTCGAACATGATGCGCCAGGCGGTGCCGCTGCTGAAGAGCGAGGCCCCGCTGGTCGGCACCGGCATGGAGTACCGCTGCGCCGTCGACGCCGCCGACGTCATCACCGCCGAGAAGGCCGGTGTGGTGCAGGAGGTCTCGGCCGACTACGTCACCGTGGCCAACGACGACGGCACGTACACCACGTACCGCGCCGCCAAGTTCACCCGCTCCAACCAGGGCACCGCCTTCAACCAGAAGGTGCTCGTGGACGAGGGCGCCCGGGTCGAGGTCAACCAGGTGCTGGCCGACGGTCCGTGCACCGACGAGGGCGAGATGGCCCTCGGCAAGAACCTGCTCGTGGCGTTCATGTCGTGGGAGGGTCACAACTACGAGGACGCGATCATCCTGTCGCAGCGCCTCGTGCAGGACGACGTCCTCTCCTCGATCCACATCGAGGAGCACGAGGTCGACGCCCGTGACACCAAGCTCGGCCCCGAGGAGATCACCCGGGACATCCCGAACGTCTCCGAGGAGGTCCTCGCCGACCTCGACGAGCGCGGCATCATCCGGATCGGCGCCGACGTCGTCACCGGTGACATCCTCGTCGGCAAGGTCACCCCGAAGGGCGAGACCGAGCTGACCCCCGAGGAGCGCCTGCTCCGCGCGATCTTCGGTGAGAAGGCCCGTGAGGTCCGTGACACCTCGCTGAAGGTCCCGCACGGTGAGTCCGGCAAGGTCATCGGCGTCCGCGTGTTCGACCGCGAGGAGGGCGACGAGCTTCCCCCGGGTGTGAACCAGCTGGTCCGCGTCTACGTGGCCCAGAAGCGCAAGATCACCAACGGTGACAAGCTCGCCGGCCGCCACGGCAACAAGGGTGTCATCTCCAAGATCCTCCCGGTCGAGGACATGCCCTTCCTCGAGGACGGCACCCCGGTCGACATCATCCTCAACCCGCTGGGTGTCCCGTCCCGAATGAACCCGGGACAGGTCCTGGAGATCCACCTCGGGTGGCTCGCCAAGCAGGGCTGGGACGTCTCCGGTCTCGCCGACGAGTGGGCCCAGCGCCTGCAGGCGATCGGCGCCGACCAGGTCGCCGGTGGCACCAACCTCGCCACCCCGGTCTTCGACGGCGCCCGCGAGGACGAGATCACCGGCCTGCTGGACAACACCACCCTCACCCGTGACGGTGAGCGCCTGGTGAACTCCACCGGCAAGGCCCGCCTGTTCGACGGCCGCTCCGGCGAGCCGTTCCCGATGCCGGTCTCGGTCGGCTACATGTACATCCTCAAGCTGCACCACCTGGTCGACGACAAGCTGCACGCCCGTTCGACCGGTCCGTACTCGATGATCACCCAGCAGCCGCTCGGTGGTAAGGCGCAGTTCGGTGGTCAGCGCTTCGGTGAGATGGAGGTGTGGGCCCTCGAGGCGTACGGCGCCGCGTACGCCCTGCAGGAGCTGCTCACCATCAAGTCCGACGACGTGCTCGGCCGCGTGAAGGTCTACGAGGCCATCGTCAAGGGCGAGAACATCCCCGAGCCCGGCATTCCCGAGTCCTTCAAGGTTCTCATCAAGGAAATGCAGTCGCTCTGCCTCAACGTGGAGGTGCTGTCCTCGGACGGCCAGTCCATCGAGATGCGGGACTCCGACGAGGACGTCTTCCGCGCCGCCGAGGAGCTCGGCATCGACCTGTCCCGGCGCGAGCCGAGCAGCGTCGAAGAGGTCTGA
- a CDS encoding DUF4097 family beta strand repeat-containing protein, with protein MKRVLGAVAITAGVLVGMSGCLPIGDDQEHRTVGYGVAEQVKELVVEGQNGGVVVIGGGDGVHVVEDQNYKGDPPKSTHEVKDGVLRLTYDCDSCGIGYTVNVPAGTKVRVKETNGGIKLSGLAADAEADVENGGVEASGLTSPQVRLTAVNGGVQADFAGAPSKLEATTSNGGVRLKVPSGEAYTVDAQATTGGTDVSIPSQPGAAHSITARAKTGGVTVSGA; from the coding sequence ATGAAGCGGGTGCTGGGCGCGGTGGCGATCACGGCGGGGGTGCTGGTCGGGATGTCGGGCTGTCTGCCGATCGGGGACGACCAGGAGCACCGGACGGTCGGCTACGGCGTGGCCGAGCAGGTCAAGGAACTGGTGGTCGAGGGGCAGAACGGCGGTGTGGTGGTGATCGGCGGCGGCGACGGTGTGCACGTGGTCGAGGACCAGAACTACAAGGGGGATCCGCCGAAGAGCACCCACGAGGTGAAGGACGGCGTGCTCCGGCTGACGTACGACTGCGACTCCTGCGGGATCGGGTACACCGTCAACGTGCCGGCCGGGACCAAGGTGCGGGTCAAGGAGACGAACGGCGGCATCAAGCTGTCCGGGCTGGCCGCCGACGCCGAGGCCGACGTGGAGAACGGCGGGGTCGAGGCCAGTGGGCTGACCTCCCCGCAGGTGCGGCTGACCGCCGTGAACGGGGGTGTGCAGGCCGACTTCGCCGGCGCGCCGTCGAAGCTGGAGGCGACGACCTCGAACGGTGGGGTGAGGCTGAAGGTGCCGTCCGGGGAGGCGTACACGGTGGACGCGCAGGCCACGACGGGCGGGACCGACGTGAGCATCCCCTCGCAGCCGGGCGCGGCGCACAGCATCACCGCGCGGGCGAAGACCGGCGGTGTGACGGTCAGCGGTGCCTGA
- a CDS encoding LolA-like protein — MAGTRKTAVAVVLAALALTATACNDNSASDGKNAAPAAPTTAAAATTAPANPPVKVSPAVFLEQVTKKTDAAKSAKVTESITMGSVTMKADGAMAWGGGLQGDMTMDMSGTPGAEKMTDAIGGTAFVYRFTPDGMYMKLGGQALQASDGRHWVHIGYGDVAKLQGGAGAGGASSADQFKKADPVEGVRTLIASGTVTEVGKETVNGKPATHYTGVLNVAGMAKANGGLTPEQFDRMKQSLATLGISSETIDVWVDADQLVVKRTEQADTKAGAMKVTVTYSDYGTPVNTTAPDQGDTIEITELAKLGKSAASDS, encoded by the coding sequence ATGGCTGGAACCCGCAAGACCGCCGTCGCCGTCGTCCTCGCCGCCCTGGCGCTGACCGCGACCGCCTGCAACGACAACAGTGCCTCCGACGGCAAGAACGCCGCCCCGGCCGCGCCGACCACCGCCGCTGCCGCCACGACCGCCCCGGCGAACCCGCCGGTCAAGGTGAGCCCGGCGGTCTTCCTGGAGCAGGTCACCAAGAAGACCGACGCGGCCAAGTCGGCCAAGGTCACCGAGTCGATCACGATGGGCAGCGTCACCATGAAGGCCGACGGTGCCATGGCCTGGGGCGGCGGTCTCCAGGGCGACATGACGATGGACATGTCCGGCACGCCGGGTGCCGAGAAGATGACCGACGCCATCGGCGGCACGGCCTTCGTGTACCGGTTCACCCCGGACGGCATGTACATGAAGCTCGGCGGCCAGGCCCTGCAGGCGTCCGACGGGCGGCACTGGGTGCACATCGGCTACGGCGACGTGGCCAAGCTGCAGGGCGGCGCCGGAGCCGGTGGTGCGAGCAGCGCCGACCAGTTCAAGAAGGCCGACCCCGTGGAGGGGGTGCGGACCCTGATCGCCTCCGGCACCGTGACCGAGGTCGGGAAGGAGACGGTGAACGGCAAGCCGGCCACCCACTACACCGGCGTGCTGAACGTGGCCGGCATGGCGAAGGCCAACGGTGGCCTGACCCCCGAGCAGTTCGACCGGATGAAGCAGTCGCTGGCCACCCTGGGCATCTCCAGCGAGACCATCGACGTCTGGGTGGACGCCGACCAGCTCGTGGTGAAGCGGACCGAGCAGGCCGACACCAAGGCCGGCGCGATGAAGGTCACCGTCACCTACTCGGACTACGGCACCCCGGTCAACACGACCGCGCCGGACCAGGGCGACACGATCGAGATCACCGAGCTGGCGAAGCTCGGCAAGAGCGCCGCGTCCGACAGCTGA
- the rplJ gene encoding 50S ribosomal protein L10, with product MARPDKAAAVAEITDKFRGSSAALLTEYRGLSVKQVKTLRRSLGDNAEYAVVKNTLTKIAANEAGISELDDLFNGPTAVAFVTGDPVESAKALRDFAKENPALIIKGGVLDGKALSADEIKKLADLESREVLLAKLAGALKAKQSQAAALFQALPSKLVRTVDALRDKVEQGGAGTPAPAAEDEAAE from the coding sequence ATGGCCAGGCCCGACAAGGCTGCTGCCGTCGCCGAGATCACGGACAAGTTCCGTGGCTCCTCCGCGGCGCTGCTCACCGAGTACCGCGGTCTCTCGGTGAAGCAGGTCAAGACCCTGCGTCGCTCGCTCGGCGACAACGCCGAGTACGCCGTGGTGAAGAACACGCTGACCAAGATCGCGGCCAATGAGGCCGGGATCTCCGAGCTCGACGACCTGTTCAACGGTCCGACGGCTGTCGCCTTCGTCACCGGTGACCCGGTGGAGTCGGCGAAGGCTCTGCGTGACTTCGCCAAGGAGAACCCCGCTCTCATCATCAAGGGCGGTGTCCTTGACGGCAAGGCGCTGTCCGCCGATGAGATCAAGAAGCTCGCGGACCTCGAGTCCCGCGAGGTGCTGCTCGCCAAGCTGGCGGGTGCCCTGAAGGCCAAGCAGTCCCAGGCTGCCGCGCTCTTCCAGGCCCTGCCGTCGAAGCTCGTCCGCACCGTGGACGCGCTGCGCGACAAGGTCGAGCAGGGCGGTGCCGGTACGCCGGCTCCCGCCGCCGAGGACGAGGCCGCGGAGTAA
- the rplL gene encoding 50S ribosomal protein L7/L12, translating into MAKLSQDELLAQFEELTLIELAAFVKAFEEKFDVTAAAPVAVAAVGGATGGTEAAVEEQDEFDVILESAGDKKIQVIKEVRTLTSLGLKEAKDLVDTAGAKVLEKVAKDVAEKAKAALEGAGAKVTVK; encoded by the coding sequence ATGGCGAAGCTGTCCCAGGACGAGCTGCTCGCGCAGTTCGAGGAGCTCACCCTCATCGAGCTCGCTGCCTTCGTGAAGGCCTTCGAGGAGAAGTTCGACGTCACCGCCGCCGCCCCGGTCGCCGTTGCCGCCGTTGGTGGCGCCACCGGTGGCACCGAGGCCGCTGTCGAGGAGCAGGACGAGTTCGACGTCATCCTCGAGTCGGCCGGCGACAAGAAGATCCAGGTCATCAAGGAGGTGCGCACCCTGACCTCCCTCGGCCTGAAGGAGGCCAAGGACCTCGTTGACACCGCTGGTGCCAAGGTCCTGGAGAAGGTTGCCAAGGACGTTGCCGAGAAGGCCAAGGCTGCCCTCGAGGGCGCCGGCGCCAAGGTCACCGTCAAGTGA
- a CDS encoding DNA-directed RNA polymerase subunit beta', whose protein sequence is MLDVNFFDELRIGLATADDIRQWSHGEVKKPETINYRTLKPEKDGLFCEKIFGPTRDWECYCGKYKRVRFKGIICERCGVEVTRAKVRRERMGHIELAAPVTHIWYFKGVPSRLGYLLDLAPKDLEKVIYFAAYMITWVDDERRQRDLPSLEAHVSVERQQIENRRDADLEARAKKAETDLAELEAEGAKADVRRKVREGAEREMKQLRDRAQRELDRLDEVWARFKNLKVQDLEGDELLYRELRDRFGTYFSGSMGAAALKDRLETFDLAEEAERLREIIRTGKGQKKTRALKRLKVVSAFLQTSNKPNGMVLDCVPVIPPDLRPMVQLDGGRFATSDLNDLYRRVINRNNRLKRLLDLGAPEIIVNNEKRMLQEAVDALFDNGRRGRPVTGPGNRPLKSLSDMLKGKQGRFRQNLLGKRVDYSARSVIVVGPQLKLHQCGLPKAMALELFKPFVMKRLVDLNHAQNIKSAKRMVERARPVVWDVLEEVIAEHPVLLNRAPTLHRLGIQAFEPQLVEGKAIQIHPLVCTAFNADFDGDQMAVHLPLSAEAQAEARILMLSSNNILKPADGRPVTMPTQDMVLGLFFLTSDRENVKGAGRTFSSTAEAIMAFDARELDVQAPIELRLGAGTVPPRGWTPPVDEDGQTSWFDGEPFRLTTTLGRALFNELLPEDYPFVDYEVGKKQLSAIVNDLAERYPKVTVAATLDNLKAAGFHWSTRSGVTVSISDVIVPPSKPQILEGFEAKAEKVQKQYERGLITNDERKQELVGIWTQATNEVADAMAANFPKTNPIFMMVDSGARGNMMQMRQIAGMRGLVSNAKNETIPRPIKASFREGLSVLEYFISTHGARKGLADTALRTADSGYLTRRLVDVSQDVIIREEDCGTERGLKLAIGSVGADGVLRKADDVETSVYARMLAEDITVDGKLLATANTDLGDVLIDELIRHGVSEVKTRSILTCESAVGTCAMCYGRSLATGKLVDIGEAVGIIAAQSIGEPGTQLTMRTFHTGGVAGDDITQGLPRVVELFEARTPKGVAPISEAAGRVRIEDTEKTRKLVVTPDDGSDEIAYPVSKRVKLLVSEGEAVEVGQKLTMGATNPHDVLRIMGQRAVQVHLVAEVQKVYNSQGVSIHDKHIEIIIRQMLRRVTIIESGDAELLPGELVERGRFEQENRRVVAEGGHPASGRPQLMGITKASLATESWLSAASFQETTRVLTDAAIHAKSDPLLGLKENVILGKLIPAGTGLPRYRNIRVEPTEEAKAAMYSAVGYDDYDLSPFGAGSGQAVPLDDYDYGPYTG, encoded by the coding sequence GTGCTTGACGTCAACTTCTTCGACGAGCTCCGCATCGGCCTGGCCACCGCCGACGACATCCGCCAGTGGTCGCACGGCGAGGTCAAGAAGCCGGAGACCATCAACTACCGCACCCTGAAGCCCGAAAAGGACGGCCTCTTCTGCGAGAAGATCTTCGGCCCGACCCGGGACTGGGAGTGCTACTGCGGTAAGTACAAGCGCGTCCGCTTCAAGGGCATCATCTGCGAGCGCTGCGGCGTCGAGGTGACCCGCGCCAAGGTGCGCCGTGAGCGGATGGGCCACATCGAGCTGGCCGCCCCGGTCACCCACATCTGGTACTTCAAGGGTGTGCCGTCCCGCCTCGGCTACCTGCTCGACCTGGCGCCGAAGGACCTCGAGAAGGTCATCTACTTCGCCGCCTACATGATCACCTGGGTCGACGACGAGCGCCGCCAGCGCGACCTGCCGTCCCTGGAGGCGCACGTCTCGGTCGAGCGCCAGCAGATCGAGAACCGCCGCGACGCCGACCTCGAGGCCCGCGCCAAGAAGGCCGAGACCGACCTGGCCGAGCTGGAGGCCGAGGGCGCCAAGGCCGACGTGCGCCGCAAGGTGCGCGAGGGCGCCGAGCGCGAGATGAAGCAGCTGCGCGACCGCGCGCAGCGCGAGCTCGACCGCCTCGACGAGGTGTGGGCCCGCTTCAAGAACCTCAAGGTCCAGGACCTCGAGGGCGACGAGCTGCTCTACCGCGAGCTGCGCGACCGCTTCGGCACCTACTTCTCCGGCTCGATGGGCGCGGCGGCCCTCAAGGACCGCCTCGAGACCTTCGACCTGGCGGAGGAGGCCGAGCGCCTCCGCGAGATCATCCGCACCGGCAAGGGCCAGAAGAAGACCCGTGCGCTGAAGCGCCTCAAGGTCGTCTCCGCGTTCCTGCAGACCAGCAACAAGCCGAACGGCATGGTCCTGGACTGCGTCCCGGTCATCCCGCCGGACCTGCGTCCGATGGTGCAGCTGGACGGTGGCCGCTTCGCGACCTCCGACCTGAACGACCTGTACCGCCGCGTCATCAACCGCAACAACCGCCTGAAGCGCCTGCTCGACCTCGGTGCCCCCGAGATCATCGTGAACAACGAGAAGCGCATGCTCCAGGAGGCCGTCGACGCGCTGTTCGACAACGGCCGCCGCGGTCGTCCGGTCACCGGTCCGGGCAACCGGCCGCTGAAGTCCCTCAGCGACATGCTGAAGGGCAAGCAGGGTCGTTTCCGCCAGAACCTGCTCGGCAAGCGAGTCGACTACTCGGCCCGTTCGGTCATCGTCGTCGGCCCGCAGCTCAAGCTGCACCAGTGCGGTCTGCCGAAGGCCATGGCGCTCGAGCTGTTCAAGCCGTTCGTGATGAAGCGCCTGGTCGACCTGAACCACGCGCAGAACATCAAGTCGGCCAAGCGCATGGTCGAGCGTGCCCGCCCGGTCGTGTGGGACGTGCTCGAAGAGGTCATCGCCGAGCACCCGGTCCTGCTGAACCGTGCGCCCACCCTGCACCGCCTCGGCATCCAGGCCTTCGAGCCGCAGCTGGTCGAGGGCAAGGCCATCCAGATCCACCCGCTCGTCTGCACCGCGTTCAACGCGGACTTCGACGGTGACCAGATGGCCGTCCACCTGCCGCTCTCCGCGGAGGCGCAGGCCGAGGCCCGCATCCTGATGCTGTCCTCGAACAACATCCTGAAGCCGGCCGACGGTCGCCCCGTCACCATGCCGACCCAGGACATGGTGCTCGGTCTGTTCTTCCTGACCTCGGACCGCGAGAACGTGAAGGGCGCCGGCCGCACCTTCTCGTCGACCGCCGAGGCGATCATGGCCTTCGACGCCCGCGAGCTGGACGTCCAGGCCCCGATCGAGCTGCGCCTCGGCGCCGGCACCGTCCCGCCGCGCGGCTGGACCCCGCCGGTGGACGAGGACGGCCAGACCAGCTGGTTCGACGGCGAGCCCTTCCGCCTGACCACCACCCTGGGCCGCGCGCTCTTCAACGAGCTGCTGCCCGAGGACTACCCGTTCGTCGACTACGAGGTGGGCAAGAAGCAGCTCTCCGCGATCGTCAACGACCTGGCGGAGCGCTACCCCAAGGTCACCGTGGCGGCGACCCTGGACAACCTGAAGGCGGCCGGCTTCCACTGGTCGACCCGTTCCGGTGTCACCGTCTCGATCTCGGACGTCATCGTCCCGCCGAGCAAGCCCCAGATCCTGGAGGGCTTCGAGGCGAAGGCGGAGAAGGTCCAGAAGCAGTACGAGCGCGGTCTGATCACCAACGACGAGCGCAAGCAGGAGCTCGTCGGCATCTGGACCCAGGCGACCAACGAGGTCGCGGACGCCATGGCCGCGAACTTCCCGAAGACGAACCCCATCTTCATGATGGTCGACTCGGGTGCTCGTGGAAACATGATGCAGATGCGTCAGATCGCCGGTATGCGTGGTCTGGTGTCGAACGCCAAGAACGAGACCATCCCGCGACCCATCAAGGCGTCGTTCCGTGAGGGTCTGTCCGTGCTGGAGTACTTCATCTCCACCCACGGTGCCCGTAAGGGTCTGGCCGACACCGCCCTCCGTACCGCCGACTCCGGTTACCTCACCCGTCGTCTGGTCGACGTCTCCCAGGACGTCATCATTCGCGAGGAGGACTGCGGCACCGAGCGCGGCCTGAAGCTCGCGATCGGCTCCGTGGGCGCCGACGGCGTGCTGCGCAAGGCCGACGACGTCGAGACCAGCGTGTACGCCCGCATGCTCGCCGAGGACATCACCGTCGACGGCAAGCTGCTGGCCACCGCCAACACCGACCTCGGTGACGTGCTGATCGACGAGCTGATCCGCCACGGCGTCAGCGAGGTCAAGACCCGCTCGATCCTGACCTGTGAGTCGGCCGTCGGCACCTGCGCCATGTGCTACGGGCGCTCGCTGGCCACCGGCAAGCTGGTCGACATCGGTGAGGCGGTCGGCATCATCGCCGCCCAGTCCATCGGTGAGCCCGGTACCCAGCTGACCATGCGTACCTTCCACACCGGTGGTGTGGCCGGTGACGACATCACCCAGGGTCTGCCGCGTGTCGTCGAGCTCTTCGAGGCCCGTACCCCCAAGGGCGTGGCCCCGATCTCGGAGGCCGCCGGTCGCGTCCGCATCGAGGACACCGAGAAGACCCGCAAGCTGGTCGTCACGCCGGACGACGGCAGCGACGAGATCGCCTACCCGGTCTCGAAGCGCGTCAAGCTGCTGGTCAGCGAGGGCGAGGCGGTCGAGGTCGGCCAGAAGCTGACCATGGGTGCCACCAACCCGCACGACGTGCTGCGGATCATGGGCCAGCGTGCCGTCCAGGTCCACCTGGTCGCCGAGGTCCAGAAGGTCTACAACTCGCAGGGTGTGTCGATCCACGACAAGCACATCGAGATCATCATCCGGCAGATGCTCCGCCGCGTGACGATCATCGAGTCGGGCGACGCCGAGCTGCTCCCGGGCGAGCTCGTCGAGCGCGGCCGCTTCGAGCAGGAGAACCGTCGTGTGGTCGCCGAGGGCGGTCACCCCGCCTCCGGCCGTCCGCAGCTGATGGGTATCACCAAGGCCTCGCTGGCCACCGAGTCCTGGCTGTCGGCCGCCTCCTTCCAGGAGACGACCCGGGTCCTCACCGACGCGGCGATCCACGCCAAGTCGGACCCGCTGCTGGGCCTCAAGGAGAACGTCATCCTCGGTAAGCTCATCCCGGCCGGTACGGGTCTGCCCCGCTACCGCAACATCCGGGTCGAGCCGACCGAGGAGGCCAAGGCCGCGATGTACTCGGCCGTCGGCTACGACGACTACGACCTGTCGCCCTTCGGCGCCGGCTCCGGCCAGGCGGTTCCGCTGGACGACTACGACTACGGCCCGTACACCGGCTGA